The following coding sequences lie in one Candidatus Izemoplasmatales bacterium genomic window:
- a CDS encoding DUF2129 domain-containing protein encodes MIQRKGIIVFYQSPKVIAEVERLGVHVTYRNEDRGYLAGYVDASQFDRIAKQLETVNNVRKVEASLADMQELDFQD; translated from the coding sequence ATGATCCAGCGAAAAGGCATCATCGTCTTCTATCAGAGTCCGAAGGTCATCGCCGAGGTGGAACGCCTCGGCGTCCACGTCACGTACCGAAACGAGGACCGCGGCTATCTCGCGGGCTACGTCGACGCGAGCCAGTTCGACCGCATCGCCAAGCAGCTCGAGACGGTCAACAACGTGCGCAAGGTCGAGGCCTCGCTCGCCGACATGCAGGAGCTCGACTTTCAGGACTGA
- a CDS encoding pseudouridine synthase: MRLDKLLGNLKYGSRNDIREAVRQGRVRIAGRIAADPGADVNPEIEEIDFDGRRVFYKKWIYLMMNKPQGVVSANADAVHATAVGLLKDPYDRFDLSICGRLDLDAEGLLLFTNDGDVLHRVISPRNEVFKTYEVSLRDPLGDYAPLLAGVEIRDGREQLFRTLPAFVEPLGEKTARIRIQEGKYHQVKRMFEAIGNEVVALRRTAIGGLELDPALPPGGYRELSYAEIGRAIG, translated from the coding sequence ATGCGACTCGACAAACTCCTCGGCAATCTGAAATACGGAAGCCGGAACGACATCAGGGAAGCCGTCCGGCAGGGCCGCGTCCGCATCGCCGGACGCATCGCCGCCGATCCCGGCGCGGACGTGAATCCGGAGATCGAGGAGATCGACTTCGACGGCCGGCGCGTCTTCTACAAGAAGTGGATCTACCTCATGATGAACAAGCCGCAGGGCGTCGTTTCGGCGAACGCGGACGCCGTCCATGCGACCGCGGTCGGACTCCTGAAGGATCCCTACGACCGCTTCGACCTCTCGATCTGCGGCCGTCTCGACCTCGACGCCGAGGGACTCCTCCTTTTCACGAACGACGGCGACGTCCTGCACCGCGTCATCAGTCCGAGAAACGAGGTCTTCAAGACCTACGAGGTTTCGCTCCGGGACCCGCTCGGCGACTATGCGCCGCTGCTTGCGGGCGTCGAGATCAGGGACGGGAGGGAACAGCTTTTCCGCACCCTGCCCGCGTTCGTCGAGCCGCTCGGTGAAAAGACCGCGCGGATCCGGATCCAGGAAGGCAAGTACCATCAGGTGAAGCGGATGTTCGAAGCGATCGGAAACGAGGTCGTCGCCCTCCGCCGGACCGCGATCGGCGGCCTCGAACTCGATCCGGCGCTTCCTCCCGGGGGATACCGCGAACTTTCCTACGCCGAGATCGGCCGCGCGATCGGATGA